The Mercurialis annua linkage group LG7, ddMerAnnu1.2, whole genome shotgun sequence genome includes the window TCTACTAAGACTCCAACTATCCAATACCATATCCAACCCTCACCAACATTATCAATCACCTCTACATCAATTGcaataaaatttcatattacTATTCAgctaactaaaaataaattcaaagataACAGCTTTAACATCAATGCACCAACTCTAATCTctccacaaataaaaaaaaatctaaaatttcaaaaagaataACCATATGCACCATATCTAGCAATCCTACAATTATTTTTGCTTTTCAAGTTAAAAgactaacatttacaaatgtgtcaacaaaaacaaagtaAACCCAGAACTAAGTATTCTATTCCCATCACTAAAAACACAAACATACCATAGGCACCACGAATACGGGCAAACGGGACACTCGGGCACGGACACACGTGTTATTTTGAAGTTTTCTatgtaaaaatgaaattttgtgtctgaaacgttttcgaaacgGTACACATAAATGAAAGATTACACATACCCTTTTGTGCATGCGACGAAACTCGCTGGACTTAAACTCATTACGAGCAGATCTTTGAAGCCGAAGCATAAAAAGCTCTCCTTTAAGATCAATAACTTCTTCTTGAATTTGTTCAGTGCTCATTTCTCGTATTTTCTTCAATTCTTCCAGTCTCTTCGACATCATTACTACTAATGGCTTCCCAGAAAACGACCATGTCGTTTTGACAGGTACCCTCGTCGGAATTGGACATGATTGACGGATTTGGATGCCTGAGAAGCTTGATTTTGGAATTGGAGAGACGGTGGCCATAGAAAGGCTCAACATCTTTTTGCTTTCTTATGAGAAATATTTGGTGCTGTGTCTCTAACTTAGCA containing:
- the LOC126657631 gene encoding 50S ribosomal protein L29, chloroplastic, translating into MLSLSMATVSPIPKSSFSGIQIRQSCPIPTRVPVKTTWSFSGKPLVVMMSKRLEELKKIREMSTEQIQEEVIDLKGELFMLRLQRSARNEFKSSEFRRMHKRVARMLTVKREREIEEGINKRLSRKLDRKWKKSIVVRPPPSLIKLQAEEAAAEAAEAEKSGSA